The following are from one region of the Pelagibius sp. CAU 1746 genome:
- the phnE gene encoding phosphonate ABC transporter, permease protein PhnE encodes MSGAASPLEHTRRRLERHTPIERFSRWLILFVTVAAIVVSIRHVEVIPEFLYDAPSQMLDLLHRLWPPDLSYYREGVHDALIETLHIASLGTLLALILAVPVALFSARNITANPILNLLAKLVLVSSRSVNSLVWALLFVAVFGPGTLAGVLAIAFRSVGFVGKLLGEALEEAHPGTIEALVATGAPPASVLLKGYWPQVKPALWSIALFRWDINVRESAVLGLVGAGGIGVALDQALDTFYWDKVSTVLLSIFAVVIAAELIVTQIRKRII; translated from the coding sequence GTGAGCGGCGCTGCTTCTCCTCTCGAGCACACGCGCCGGCGTCTCGAGCGGCATACTCCGATAGAGCGTTTCTCCCGTTGGCTCATTCTGTTCGTCACAGTTGCCGCAATCGTCGTATCGATCCGCCACGTCGAGGTGATTCCCGAGTTTCTCTACGACGCGCCTTCGCAGATGCTGGACCTGCTGCACCGGCTGTGGCCGCCGGACCTTTCCTATTACCGGGAAGGTGTCCACGACGCGCTTATCGAGACGTTGCATATCGCCAGCCTCGGCACTCTTCTGGCGCTGATTCTGGCGGTCCCGGTGGCGCTGTTCTCGGCGCGAAACATCACCGCCAATCCGATTCTGAACTTGCTTGCGAAACTGGTGCTGGTGTCCTCCCGCTCCGTCAACTCGCTGGTCTGGGCACTGCTCTTCGTAGCCGTGTTCGGACCGGGGACCTTGGCGGGTGTGCTCGCCATCGCCTTTCGCTCCGTCGGCTTCGTCGGCAAGCTTCTCGGTGAGGCGCTGGAGGAGGCGCATCCGGGCACCATCGAGGCCTTGGTCGCGACCGGCGCCCCGCCGGCAAGTGTGCTGCTCAAGGGGTATTGGCCGCAGGTTAAGCCGGCGCTTTGGTCGATCGCCTTGTTCCGCTGGGACATCAATGTCAGAGAATCCGCCGTCCTTGGCCTGGTTGGCGCCGGCGGCATCGGGGTTGCCCTCGACCAGGCTCTGGACACCTTCTACTGGGACAAGGTGTCGACCGTTCTACTCAGTATCTTCGCCGTCGTCATCGCGGCGGAATTGATCGTGACGCAGATCCGCAAGCGAATCATCTGA
- a CDS encoding DeoR/GlpR family DNA-binding transcription regulator, giving the protein MTLVGGRGIGGIASGSTRDDIAGRHARILNLLESRGFVSIGSLAKSFAVSEQTVRRDLNDLERRGLVTRYHGGAGLPPVAGDVDYDKRKRHHAQEKRRIAALVASQIPEGATIFIDIGTTMEAVAEALLQHRRLTVVTNHLTVAMTLNRKRDFQVILAGGVLKHNDQATTGEATREFLEKFRVGYGIFGIGGISEDGDLMDYDFRDIGVSSTAMKISRKRLVALDHSKFDSDAMVRVAHLRDIDTVFTDEVPPRRLSRMLSDNNVALFTAQQNAARRNG; this is encoded by the coding sequence ATGACTCTGGTCGGCGGCAGGGGCATCGGCGGCATAGCCAGCGGGAGCACCCGCGACGACATCGCGGGCCGCCACGCGCGCATTCTCAACCTGCTGGAAAGCCGCGGCTTCGTCTCCATCGGCAGCCTGGCCAAGTCCTTCGCCGTCTCCGAGCAGACCGTGCGCCGGGACCTCAACGACCTGGAGCGACGCGGCCTGGTGACGCGCTACCACGGCGGCGCCGGCCTGCCGCCGGTGGCCGGCGACGTCGACTACGACAAGCGTAAGCGGCACCACGCCCAGGAAAAGCGGAGGATCGCCGCCCTGGTCGCCAGCCAGATCCCCGAAGGCGCCACCATCTTCATCGATATCGGCACCACCATGGAAGCCGTCGCCGAAGCGCTGCTGCAGCACCGCCGCCTGACCGTGGTGACCAACCACCTGACCGTCGCCATGACCCTGAACCGCAAGCGCGACTTCCAGGTGATCCTGGCCGGCGGCGTCCTGAAGCACAATGACCAGGCCACCACCGGCGAGGCGACGCGAGAGTTCCTGGAGAAGTTCCGCGTCGGCTACGGTATCTTCGGCATCGGCGGTATTTCCGAGGACGGCGACCTGATGGACTACGACTTCCGCGACATCGGCGTCTCCAGCACGGCGATGAAGATCTCGCGGAAACGGCTGGTCGCCTTGGATCACTCCAAGTTCGATTCCGATGCCATGGTGCGCGTCGCCCACCTGCGCGATATCGACACGGTCTTCACCGACGAAGTCCCGCCGCGGCGCCTGAGCCGCATGCTGAGCGACAACAACGTGGCGCTGTTCACCGCCCAGCAGAACGCCGCCCGCCGGAACGGCTGA
- the hisE gene encoding phosphoribosyl-ATP diphosphatase, whose product MSDAIMRLYAAVTLERGQSPKLSRTAKLFNGGRTKIAKKLVEEASEVSLEFVTNNRDEVIHESADLIYNWVVLLSEMGIRPAEIWEEMDRREAEYGIAGKLPKSDTPELGPSGKKTNGGA is encoded by the coding sequence ATGAGCGACGCCATCATGAGACTCTACGCTGCGGTAACGCTGGAGCGGGGGCAGAGTCCCAAGCTCTCGCGCACCGCCAAGCTGTTCAACGGCGGGCGCACCAAGATCGCCAAGAAGCTGGTCGAGGAAGCCTCCGAAGTGTCCCTGGAGTTCGTCACCAACAACCGCGACGAGGTGATCCACGAGTCGGCAGACCTGATCTACAACTGGGTCGTGCTGCTGTCGGAGATGGGCATCCGCCCGGCCGAAATCTGGGAGGAGATGGACAGACGCGAAGCCGAGTACGGCATCGCCGGCAAGCTGCCCAAGTCCGACACCCCGGAACTTGGCCCTTCCGGCAAAAAGACGAACGGCGGCGCGTGA
- a CDS encoding Na/Pi cotransporter family protein has translation METIVSIAGGVALLLWGVRMVRTGVTRSFGAELRRLLALSAKSRFTGFLSGLVVTGALQSGTATTLITTSFAAQGLVTGAAALAIILGADVGTTVVVQVLSFGLHWLSPLLIACGVFGFLSSKRTRHKNLARITLGLGLMLLALQLIVEASAPLRESQVFAVLLQPLGSEPLLAVLVAAVLTWASHSSVAIVLLIMSLATAGVLAAPLALALVLGANLGAAITPLAVTWASPVAARRPPIGNLVIRTAGVLAVLPALHWLLPYLELLGASPERMVANFHTLFNLAIAALFLPFVRQVIALVTRLLPDQAAADDPGRPRYLDDGTLETPAVALTCATREALRMGDEVKKMLLATGRVLRSNDEALKKETEAADDMVDRLHEAIKLYLTKLNNEELDGQESGRCVEILNFTTNLEHIGDIIDKNLMELASKKIKQRTSFSAPGMEELEDFHAHIVANLDLAMNVFASGDIELARQLLRQKSQVRELERRYIENHYERIGEGRPDSITSSSLHLDVLRDLKRINSHLTSAAYTILERAGELSDSRLREKVKAGGCQPRGVTAPDIS, from the coding sequence GTGGAAACCATTGTCAGTATCGCCGGCGGCGTGGCCCTCCTGCTGTGGGGAGTGCGCATGGTGCGCACCGGGGTCACCCGGTCGTTCGGCGCCGAGCTGCGGCGCCTGCTGGCCCTGTCCGCGAAAAGCCGCTTCACCGGCTTTCTTTCCGGCCTGGTCGTAACCGGGGCGCTGCAGAGCGGCACCGCGACGACCCTGATCACCACCTCCTTCGCGGCCCAGGGCCTGGTCACGGGCGCCGCCGCGCTGGCTATCATCCTGGGCGCCGATGTCGGCACCACCGTGGTGGTGCAGGTGCTGTCCTTCGGTCTTCACTGGCTTTCGCCGCTGCTCATCGCCTGCGGCGTTTTCGGTTTCCTGTCGTCCAAACGCACCCGGCACAAGAACCTGGCGCGCATCACCCTGGGTCTCGGGCTGATGCTGCTGGCGCTGCAACTGATCGTGGAGGCTTCTGCGCCGCTGCGCGAATCGCAGGTCTTCGCGGTGCTGCTGCAGCCGCTGGGCAGCGAGCCGCTGCTGGCGGTGCTGGTCGCCGCCGTGCTCACCTGGGCCTCGCACTCCAGCGTCGCCATCGTGCTGCTGATCATGTCGCTGGCCACCGCCGGCGTCCTGGCCGCGCCGCTGGCGCTCGCCCTGGTGCTCGGCGCCAACCTGGGCGCCGCCATCACCCCCCTTGCCGTGACCTGGGCCTCGCCGGTCGCCGCCCGCCGCCCGCCGATCGGCAACCTGGTGATCCGCACCGCCGGGGTGCTGGCGGTCCTGCCGGCGCTGCACTGGCTGCTGCCTTACCTGGAACTGCTGGGCGCCTCGCCGGAGCGCATGGTGGCCAACTTCCACACCCTCTTCAATCTGGCCATCGCGGCGCTCTTCCTGCCTTTCGTCAGGCAGGTCATCGCGCTGGTCACCCGCCTGCTGCCGGACCAGGCGGCGGCCGACGATCCGGGCCGCCCCCGCTACCTCGACGACGGCACCCTGGAAACCCCGGCGGTGGCGTTGACCTGCGCGACCCGCGAGGCCCTGCGCATGGGCGACGAGGTGAAGAAGATGCTGCTGGCCACGGGCCGGGTGCTGCGCAGCAACGACGAGGCCTTGAAGAAGGAAACCGAAGCCGCCGACGACATGGTCGACCGGCTGCACGAGGCCATCAAGCTTTACCTCACCAAGCTGAACAACGAAGAGCTGGACGGTCAGGAAAGCGGCCGCTGCGTGGAGATCCTGAACTTCACCACCAACCTGGAGCACATTGGCGACATCATCGACAAGAACCTGATGGAGCTGGCCAGCAAGAAGATCAAGCAGCGCACCTCCTTCTCCGCCCCCGGCATGGAGGAACTGGAGGACTTCCACGCCCACATCGTCGCCAACCTCGACCTGGCGATGAACGTCTTCGCCTCCGGCGACATCGAACTGGCCCGTCAGCTCTTGCGCCAGAAGTCCCAGGTCCGCGAACTGGAGCGCCGCTACATCGAGAACCACTACGAGCGGATCGGCGAAGGGCGGCCGGACTCCATCACCTCCTCGTCGCTGCACCTCGATGTGCTGCGCGACCTGAAGCGCATCAACAGCCATCTGACCTCAGCCGCCTACACCATTCTGGAGCGCGCCGGCGAACTCTCCGACAGCCGCCTGCGCGAGAAGGTCAAGGCCGGCGGATGCCAGCCGCGGGGCGTCACTGCACCGGACATTTCGTGA
- a CDS encoding TetR/AcrR family transcriptional regulator has product MAATMARVTPSRGARTQEKIQEVALALFAEKGVDRTTIGDIAGAAGIAEGTIYRHYPGKEELIWQLFSTNYLRLAAEVEALQAERHDLPGKLRVMVGMFCSLFEQDPDMFRFLLLVQHGQLSRVTEDMQTPVKVIKTVLETAMARGEIPRQDAEVATAMVMGIVLQVAVFRVYGRVTRPLGEVADQLAESCWRALGGGLRTERGEG; this is encoded by the coding sequence ATGGCCGCCACCATGGCCCGCGTAACGCCGTCCCGAGGCGCCCGCACCCAGGAGAAGATCCAGGAAGTCGCCCTGGCGCTTTTCGCCGAGAAGGGCGTCGACCGCACCACCATCGGCGACATCGCCGGTGCGGCGGGCATCGCCGAGGGCACCATCTACCGCCACTATCCGGGCAAGGAAGAACTCATTTGGCAGCTCTTCTCCACCAACTACCTGCGCCTGGCCGCCGAGGTGGAGGCGCTGCAGGCCGAACGGCACGACCTGCCCGGCAAGCTGCGGGTCATGGTCGGGATGTTCTGCAGCCTCTTCGAGCAGGACCCGGACATGTTCCGCTTCCTGCTGCTGGTGCAGCACGGCCAGCTCTCGCGCGTCACCGAGGACATGCAGACCCCGGTGAAGGTCATCAAGACGGTGCTGGAGACGGCGATGGCGCGCGGCGAGATCCCCAGGCAGGACGCCGAGGTCGCCACCGCCATGGTGATGGGCATCGTCCTGCAGGTCGCGGTCTTCAGGGTCTACGGCCGCGTCACCCGGCCCCTTGGTGAGGTCGCCGACCAGCTCGCCGAAAGCTGCTGGCGGGCCTTGGGCGGCGGCCTTCGGACTGAACGAGGGGAGGGCTGA